A region from the Benincasa hispida cultivar B227 chromosome 12, ASM972705v1, whole genome shotgun sequence genome encodes:
- the LOC120067925 gene encoding phloretin 4'-O-glucosyltransferase-like: protein MELDDNTTGAKRCRVLLVTFCVQGHINPSLQFAKRLTRHRLHVTFFTSLSVYRRMSQIPSLPNLSFASFSDGYDDGFKPGNDPKHFFSEMERLGSDAMKEMITTNAEQGQPFTCVVYSLILPWAAAVARSLHLPSYPLWIQPATVFALYYYYFNGYQQTFHTIFNDTSKTIQLPELPLFTGHDVPSFFHSSDIYQFALPILQKLFELLLLNDYHQIPTILVNTFDELEHDVLQAMNKFFPLLPIGPLIPSAFLDGRDPSDVSFGGDLFPSSKKNEDYIDWLNSKPQASVVYVSFGSISTLSKLQNEEVARGLLSLKRPFLWVVRAVDGDENTLNYSEELEREGKIISWSSQLEVLSSPATGCFLTHCGWNSTLESLVCGVPMVVFPQWSDQATNAKIIRDFSETGVRLEADDDDDDGSVVKGEEIKRCLELVMGDSEKGKEIRKNAVKWKKLAKEAASEGGSSHSNFKAFVDQICS from the exons ATGGAGCTGGACGACAACACCACCGGTGCCAAGCGCTGCCGCGTACTCTTAGTAACATTCTGTGTTCAAGGCCATATCAACCCTTCCCTCCAATTCGCCAAACGCCTCACGCGCCACCGCCTCCACGTCACCTTCTTCACCTCTCTCTCCGTCTACCGCCGCATGTCCCAAATCCCATCTCTCCCAAATCTCTCCTTCGCCTCCTTCTCTGACGGCTATGATGACGGTTTCAAACCCGGGAACGACCCCAAGCATTTCTTCTCCGAGATGGAACGTCTAGGCTCTGATGCCATGAAAGAAATGATTACAACAAATGCCGAACAAGGCCAACCCTTCACTTGTGTTGTATATTCCTTAATCCTCCCATGGGCAGCTGCGGTGGCGCGTTCACTCCACCTTCCGTCATATCCTCTTTGGATTCAACCCGCCACCGTTTTTGCCTTGTACTATTATTACTTCAATGGCTACCAACAAACATTCCATACCATTTTTAATGACACTTCCAAAACAATTCAGTTACCTGAACTTCCTTTATTCACTGGCCATGATGttccttctttttttcattcttcTGATATTTACCAATTTGCCCTCCCCATTCTTCAAAAGCTTTTTGAATTATTATTGCTCAATGATTATCATCAAATTCCAACGATTCTTGTCAACACGTTTGATGAATTGGAGCATGATGTGCTACAAGCAATGAACAAGTTCTTTCCTTTGTTACCCATTGGACCATTGATTCCTTCTGCTTTTCTTGACGGTCGGGATCCATCTGATGTCTCTTTTGGTGGGGATTTATTTCCTTCTAGTAAGAAGAATGAGGATTACATTGATTGGCTAAACTCAAAACCCCAGGCGTCGGTCGTTTACGTATCGTTTGGTAGCATCTCGACGTTGTCCAAGCTACAGAATGAGGAGGTTGCCAGAGGATTGTTGAGCCTCAAACGACCGTTTTTGTGGGTCGTTCGAGCTGTTGATGGAGACGAGAACACATTGAATTACAG CGAAGAACTAGAACGTGAAGGGAAGATAATATCGTGGAGTTCCCAACTGGAAGTTCTATCAAGCCCTGCAACAGGATGTTTTCTGACTCACTGTGGTTGGAACTCTACTTTGGAGAGTTTGGTTTGTGGGGTTCCGATGGTAGTGTTTCCGCAGTGGTCGGATCAAGCGACCAATGCGAAGATCATTCGAGATTTTTCGGAGACGGGAGTGAGGCTGGAGGCggacgacgacgacgacgacggCAGTGTGGTCAAGGGAGAGGAGATAAAAAGATGCTTGGAGTTGGTGATGGGAGATTCAGAGAAAGGGAAAGAGATAAGGAAGAATGCTGTTAAATGGAAGAAGTTGGCTAAGGAAGCTGCTAGTGAGGGTGGTTCATCACATTCCAACTTCAAGGCTTTTGTGGATCAAATTTGTTCTTAG
- the LOC120068340 gene encoding phloretin 4'-O-glucosyltransferase-like, with protein sequence MKTTTPHPHRVLLVTYCAQGHINPTLQFARRLTRHGDVHVTFLTSLSAYRRIGQTPTLPHLSFTSFSDGYDDGFKPGDDVNRFMSELERCGSEALKNIIEESRNKGQPFTCIVYSILLPWVATVARSLDIPSVLLWIQPAVVFALYYYYNNGYYDEIQRIISSDDPNSMSIKLPGLPLLSARDLPSFFGSSDVYDFALPIFRRQFELLEEESNPKVLINTFEELEKDAVRAIKKFHLMPIGPLIPSAFLDGHDPSEVSSGCDLFRSTSSYIDWLNSKPKASVIYVSSGSISTLSKQQKEEIARGLLSTKRPFLWVIRDIEEEKEDALSFKEKLETQGKIVSWCSQLEVLSSPATGCFLTHCGWNSCLESLACGIPTVTLPQWTDQATNAKIVQDLSETGVRLKVAEDGVVKGEEIERCLELVMGNSEKGEEIRRNAMKWKKLAREATSEGGSSCANLKAFVDQVCS encoded by the exons ATGAAGACCACAACACCCCATCCCCACCGTGTCCTATTAGTAACATATTGCGCTCAAGGGCACATCAACCCTACCCTCCAATTCGCCAGGCGCCTCACCCGCCACGGCGACGTCCACGTCACCTTCCTCACCTCTCTCTCCGCCTACCGCCGCATTGGCCAAACCCCGACTCTCCCCCATCTCTCGTTCACCTCCTTCTCCGATGGCTACGACGACGGTTTCAAACCTGGTGACGACGTCAATCGTTTCATGTCAGAGCTCGAGCGTTGCGGTTCTGAAGCTTTGAAGAATATAATCGAGGAAAGTAGAAACAAAGGCCAACCCTTCACTTGTATTGTGTATTCCATACTCCTTCCTTGGGTGGCTACAGTGGCACGTTCCCTCGACATTCCGTCTGTTCTTCTTTGGATTCAACCGGCAGTCGTTTTCGCTTTGTATTACTATTACAACAATGGATATTACGACGAAATTCAAAGAATTATTTCTAGTGATGATCCTAATTCCATGAGTATTAAATTACCTGGGCTTCCATTGTTGAGTGCTCGTGACCTTCCATCATTTTTTGGGAGTTCAGATGTTTACGATTTTGCACTCCCAATATTTAGGAGGCAATTTGAATTACTAGAGGAAGAGAGCAATCCAAAGGTTTTAATCAACACGTTTGAGGAATTGGAGAAGGATGCAGTGAGAGCGATTAAGAAATTTCATTTGATGCCTATTGGGCCATTGATTCCATCCGCTTTTCTTGACGGACATGACCCATCAGAAGTCTCATCTGGATGTGATCTATTCCGATCTACTAGCAG TTATATCGACTGGTTGAATTCAAAACCTAAAGCATCCGTCATTTACGTATCATCGGGAAGCATTTCGACATTATCAAAGCAACAGAAAGAGGAGATAGCAAGAGGATTATTAAGCACAAAGCGACCATTTTTATGGGTTATCCGAGacattgaagaagaaaaagaagatgcaTTAAGCTTTAAAGAGAAACTAGAAACTCAAGGCAAGATAGTTTCATGGTGTTCCCAACTTGAGGTTCTATCAAGCCCAGCCACAGGCTGCTTTCTCACACACTGTGGTTGGAATTCTTGTTTGGAGAGTCTGGCTTGCGGCATTCCGACCGTGACGCTTCCACAATGGACCGATCAAGCGACCAATGCCAAGATTGTCCAGGACTTGTCGGAGACCGGAGTGAGGTTAAAGGTGGCGGAGGACGGCGTGGTTAAGGGAGAGGAGATAGAGAGGTGTTTGGAGTTGGTGATGGGAAATTCAGAGAAAGGGGAAGAAATAAGGAGGAATGCTATGAAATGGAAGAAGTTGGCTAGGGAAGCTACTAGTGAGGGTGGTTCATCATGTGCCAATTTAAAGGCTTTTGTGGATCAAGTTTGTTCTTAG